The following is a genomic window from Pseudostreptobacillus hongkongensis.
TGAATTATTCTAAGTATAGATAAAAGGCAAATGAGTTTAATAGCTCAAATGCCTTTTTTATTATAAATTTAAACTATAAAAAATCAAAATCAAAAATATATGTTAATGTCAATATAAAAATGTAAGATTGTGTCAAAATAAGAATGTAGTTTTTTATTCTTGATAATAATCCCTAACTCTATATGATCTACCAACTATATTAATAACATTACAATGATGTAATAATCTATCTAATATAGCACTTGCTAAAGTATTATCAGAAAATATATCACCCCAATACTTGAAGTCAGCATTAGTTGTAACTATTGTTGACTTCTTTTCATATCTTTCATTTATTAATCTAAAAAACATAAGTGTCTCTTCTTTAGTTATTGGAATATATCCTAATTCATCTATTATCAACACCCTATACTTACAATAATGCTTTATACGTTCATTTAATCTCCCTTCTTTATTTGCCTTATTTAATTGTGCTATTAAATTACTAAACTTAATAAAATAAGTAGACATTCTCTTTTTAGCAGTAGATATTCCTATAGCTGTTGCAAGATGTGTCTTACCTACACCACTACTTCCAATAAATACTACATTCTCAAAATTATGTATAAATCTATGTGTAAGTAAATCCAATATCTCTTGTTTATCTATATTATCTTGATAACTAAAATCAAAATCATTAAT
Proteins encoded in this region:
- the istB gene encoding IS21-like element helper ATPase IstB, with the protein product LIEALVKLTDYEIEHKEKNLINSMIKIAGFPFIKDINDFDFSYQDNIDKQEILDLLTHRFIHNFENVVFIGSSGVGKTHLATAIGISTAKKRMSTYFIKFSNLIAQLNKANKEGRLNERIKHYCKYRVLIIDELGYIPITKEETLMFFRLINERYEKKSTIVTTNADFKYWGDIFSDNTLASAILDRLLHHCNVINIVGRSYRVRDYYQE